From Streptomyces sp. SAI-135:
GCGGACCAATTGCGTCGAGACGCCGGATGCGGCGGCTGGCGTGTCACCAGCCGAGTCCCACATCCGTCCCGCTGGACTGCCGAAAACGGGGCTGCCGTCGCCGTCGCGCGCCACGAAGCCTCCGTCTGCCGTCGGAGCGATGTCCAGGCCGCTGCCGGAGACGCTCATGCTGATGGTCGCGAGCGCCGGGTTCTTCGCAGCCTCGGCCGTCTTGACCACGAGCACTGAGGTGTAACCCGAACTCAGCGCCGTCAGCTTCAGATCGACGTCCGGGAAGACGCCGGCGTAGGTGGCGGTACTACCGTCGATCCGGGGCTCGGGCAGTGAAGTGGGCCAGCCCAAGCGCAGCTTGTGCCCCTCGTCGGCCAACGTGACCAGACCATCCGTGCTGCCGCCGCCCGAGAAAGTAACGTCGGCCGTCGTGTTCTTCGACCGCACAGACCCGTCTGCTTCACGCACCAGGGTGGTGTCGATGAGAGCCCACGTGCCGTCGTCTTTGCGGGCACGGACCGGAGCCGCGTTCATCTCCTGCGTGAACGTGCCGTCCGGGTTGGCCAAAACTTGCGACGACTCTGTCGTTGCCGTATCCACAACGACCCGCTCACCACTCTGCGCCGCCAGCGCACTGGCCTCGGACTCTGAAGTCTGATCGGTTACCGCCGCGGCAGCGCCGTCGTCGGCGAGGGCCGGAGCCGCCCCGACTCCCACCAGTGGAATCGCTCCCACCAAGAGCATGCCTGCCACTGCACCGCCGGGTATCGCCCGACGCCAACTACGCCCCCGTTTTTGCCTCAGCACGCCCCACCCGTTCCTTAAATTTTCTTTAGAGGAAGCAGTGAAGATCATGTGACGAGTGGGGTCAATGGTGTCGTGCGTCACATCGTTCTATCTTCAAACTGCTGACCGACGGCGGCGACCTTCAGATGGCGTCCCTTGAAGTGGTGTAGCTGGGCCGCGTTGCGGAACGCGCGGGTGTCTGCCCGGGGCGTACATCCGCTGGGCGTGCGTACTCCCTGAGCAAGGGCAGGCCATCGCGCAAGTCTCCTTGGTGAACGGGCAGTTCGACCGGAGGAGCACGCGATGGCCTTGTCCCAGTCTGAGCTGATGCGGCTGTTTGAGTCACTACGTCGGGCCGATGGAGTTGAAGCAATCAGGGTGGTGTGCGAGCGCATCCTGCAGGAGCTTATCGAGGCCGAGGCCACCGAGGTGATCGGTGCCGCGCCGCACGAACACGCCGAGACCCGCACGACCTGGCGCAACGGACACCGCGAACGCTTGCTGACCACGCAGGCCGGCGACCTGGACCTGAAGATCCCGAAGGTGCGCAGCGGGTCGTTCTTCCCGTCGCTGCTGGAACGCCGGCGACGGATCGACCGGGCGCTGTTCGCCGTGGTGATGGAGGCATACGTGCACGGGGTCTCGACCCGCTCGGTCGACGACCTGGTCAAAGCACTCGGTGCGGACAGCGGCATATCCAAGTCCGAGGTCTCCCGCATCTGCGGCGAACTGGACGAGGAACTGACGGCGTTCAAGGAACGGCCGCTGGATCACACCGTCTTCCCTTACGTCTTCCTGGACGCCACCTACTGCAAGGCGAGGGTGAACCACCGGATCGCTTCGCAGGCCGTGGTCATCGCGACCGGGATCTCCGCCACCGGGCACCGCGAGATCCTCGGCCTGATGGTCGGCGACAGCGAGTCGAAGCCGTTCTGGACCAAGTTCCTGCGCTCGCTGCGAGCGCGCGGCCTGGAGAACGTCCAGCTGGTCATCTCCGACAGTCACAGCGGGCTGGTGGCCGCGATCCGCACTGTCTTCCTCGGCGCGGCCTGGCAAAGGTGCCGGGTTCACTTCGTCCGGGACGTGTTCTCGGTGATCGAGAGGGGCTCTGGGGAGATGGTCGCCGCCACCATCCGCACCATCTTCGCGCAGACCACCGGCGAGCAGGTCCGCACCCAGCTGAACGTGGTCGCCGACATGCTCGGACGGCAGTTCCCGCAGGTCAAGACGATGCTGCTGGATGCGGCAACCGACATCACGGCATTCGCCGACTTCCCGCCGGCGCACTGGAAGAAGATCTGGTCGACCAACCCGCTGGAGCGGCTGAACCGGGAGATCAAACGGCGGGCCGACGTCGTCCAGGTCTTCCCCAAACCCCGCAGCCCTGGACCGGCTCGCCGCCGCGGTGCTGGCCGAACTCCACGACGAGTGGCAGGTCTTCGACCGCCGCTACCTCTCCGAAGCCTCCATGGCCGAGCTCTTCACCACCAAGCCAACCGAAGCCGAACCACAGATCACCCCACAACCGGAACCGAAACAGCTGCCGTGACTACACCACCCCGCCGGACATGACCGAAGGGTCGATGGAGCATGTCTACCTGAACACGCTCCAAGAAACGGCCCTGCCCTGCGTGACACCACCCCAGAGACGCGCGTACTGAGGCCACGGCACGGGCTGCATACCGGGGTCTGGTCTGTGGTCGGATGCACACACGCCAAAGGCAACGCCTGCCGACCCGCGGACGCAGAACATGGCACGGATAAGACGGATCAGGGGCTGCGTGACCGGCGCGCGGCCGCCTTCTTCGTAGTCTCCTTCCTCTTCGGCATCTCGTGGACTTCGGCGTCGGGGTCTTCGCCCCGGGAGGCCTTGGCCTGCTGGACAGACTCGGTCAGGGCGGCCATGAGATCGAGGACCTTGCCCGCTTGTTCCGGCGCCGGGGACCGCCGGAGGTGGGCCCGTACTCCTCGGCACGCCAGCACAGCGATAGCCTGTCGGCCCGTCAATCTGGGGAGCCTGCCGTGTTGTTCAGCCATTTGGGTAGGGGGTCAAACGACCGTCGTGCTAACGGCGCATCCCGACGACGAGGTGTTCGCTCATTGTGCGGCGATCGCCATGCTGAGCCAGCAGGGAAGCCGCGTCGTCCTGCGCACCGCTTCGGGCGGCGAGGCCGCTGAGAATGACGTCACTTCCAGCGCTGAGGCACGTAGACGCCGATCCGCGCGGCTGGATGCGGCATGCACCACGCTCGGCGTCAGCGAGTGGAACTGGCTGGCCGAAGGCCGATGGACAGATACCGCAGGGCGGCCAACGACCGGTTCACTGACCACCGCATCGGTCGCAGACCTGGCCGAAGTCATTGCTGACCAGATCCAGACGATCATTCCTGATGTCGTACTCACAGTGGGGCCAGACGGGCTCACCGGCCATCCCGACCACATCCTGATTCACCGGGCTGTCACCAGCGCGGCAGCATCGTGCGATGTCCCGGTCTACGGCTCCTACCTTCTCCCGGCCGACATCGCACAGGGCCGTGATCTCCTGGCCACGATCCTTCCGGGTGAACGCATGGGATCAGGACGCATGACAGGCCGCGAAGACCCCGCTCCCGCCACATCGGCCGCCCCTGCTCGCGCAGCCGAGGCCAGGCGCGCGGCCCTGGATGAGTATGCGAACGGGCTGGGGACCTTAGCGCTCAAGAACCTGGTCCGTGTGTTTCCAGGCCGTGGCGACTCGCTTCTGCTCCGCGCGGTTCTGGACGCCATCGGATGGCAGACCGAGCGCTATACCTGCCCGGTGACTTGATCTTGGGCGCGCTCATCCAGGCTATGGATCGTCGGAAACTGACGGCGGTTAACGCTAGACCGGTGATCATGGGATAGGGGCAGGTCGTGGGCGGGACTGCCGCAGCTCGGCGGTCAGTGGCTGCTGGGGTACCTCGATCAGGTGCGGCTCGTCCGTGGCGAGCGCGGCTGTCACTGCCGCTGTCAGTGCGGCGAGTGTGTCGATGCGGGTGGCGGAAATGCCGTATGCCGAGGCGATGCCGGTGATGTCGATGCCGGGCAGTTCGAGGCCCGGCACGCCGGGCGCCTGCATGATCTGGGTGAATTTCTTGAGCGCCCCGTACTCGCCGTTGCAGGCGACGACGAAGACCACGGGGACGCGGTATCGGGCTGCCGTCCACAGCGCACTGACTGTGTAATGCAGGGCGCCGTCACCGAGCATGGCCAGTACGCGACGCGAGGGATCGCCCAGTTGGAGGCCGATGGCTGCCGGCAGGCCCCATCCAAGACCTCCGGAAGCCGGAAAGTACAAGCTTCCCGGTCGTGAGATGTCGAAGCGGTCCCATGTGGTGTCGACCGATGTCCATTCGTGGGCGAGAACGGTGTTCTCGTCCTTGGCCACGTCGAGGGCGTCGACGATCGCCTCCGCGCTGAATGCCGGGCCGGCCTCGTTCAGGCGGCTGGTTCGTTCGAGTGGTGGGGGCGGCGGTCGGTGGCGGGCGGGGACGGTCTCTGCGAGGCGGGCCAGGGCGTCGGAGGGGTTGCCGACCAGGATCTGGCCGAATGGTGCTCGGGTGGCTTCGTCGGGATCCGAGGTCACAGCCCACAGCTCGGTGCCCGGAGGCAGGTAGTCACCTTCCTCGAACGCGTGGTACCGGAAGATCGCCGCGCCGAAGGCGACCACGAGATCGTGTCCGTCGAGGTGGCGTGCGACCCCGGGGATGTCCGAGGGCAGGACACCGCGATAGCCGGGGTGCCGGGTGGGGAACGGGCAGCGGGACGGGCTCGGCGCCACGAACACGGGAAGGGCGAGCCTGTCGGCGAGCCGACAGGCTCCGTCCCATCCGGTGGCGTCGTCGATACCGGGGCCGACGACCATGACCGGGTTGGCCGCGCCGGCGAGCCGGCGGCGTAGGAGGTCGAGGGCAGGTTCGGAGACGACCGGGTCGCCTTGCACGGTGTGGGCCTTGAGGTGCTTCAGTGTGTCGGGATCCGCCTGGTGGTCCCAGTCGTCCAGGGGCAGCGAGAGGTAGACGGGGCCGGTGGGGGCGGATCCTGCCAGCAGGATGCCCTGCGAGAGCGCCTGGGGTACGTCCTCGGGGCGCAGGGGTTCGCAGCTCCATTTCACAAGCGGGTCGGCCAGTGCCGTGGCGTCGACGTTGGTGAGGAGCGCGTTCAGGGCGGCGTAGCGTCGGGCCTGCTGTCCGGACGTGACGACCACGGGAACGTGGCCGGACTGGGTGTTGGTCAAGTTCCCCATGGCGTTGCCGGTGCCGGCCGCGGCATGCAGGTTGACCAATGAGGGCCTGCCAGTCGCCAGGGCGTAGCCGTCCGCCATCGCGATTGCCGCGCCCTCGTGCAGCGCGAGGACGTAGCGGAAGTCGTCGGGGAAGTCACGCAGCAGCGGCAGCTCGTTCGAGCCGGGATTGCCGAAGACGGTGGTGATGCCGTGGCTCCGGAGCACCTCGAAAAACGCGTCGCGTACCTTCACGCCACTTTCCTCTCCCACGGTACGGAGCACAGTGCGTGCCCGGCACGATCAGCTGCCCGGGGTGGAACTGTCGGCGTCATCGGCGCCGTCCCCTCCCGCCCAGAGCGCTCGCATGTCCCGCAGCACCCAGGTGAGTGCCTCGTCGGGGATCAGGTAGCCGCCGATGCCGCTGCTGTGCAGCATGTCGTAGATCCGTCCGGAGACGTCGGCCAGTCGGGCGGCCGGGTCGACACCCGGCCCGGGGGGAGCCGGGATGACCGCGGTGATCGTGTCCGCCCGTTGCTCGATGACCTCGATGCGGTACGCGCCGTCGACAACGGAGCCGAAGTAGGCGGCGAGCGCCGCCTTGGGGTCGGCCAGTAGCGCTGCCCTCATCGCCGGGTTGGTGCTGAGCAGCCGGTAGTGCTCGGTGAAACGATCGGCGCTCATCGGCCCTCCCCGCCACCACGATTGCGGTACTGCTCGCGCATCTCCAGCAGTGCCGTCTTCGCCTCCTGCGGCAGGATCCAGACGAACTGGTCGCCGCTGCGCCACAAGTCCATCTGGTTCACGACGTTCTCGCCGCCGACGTCGTCGGAGGACACGGGCGGGATGACGAGGTACAGCGTGTCCGGACGCTGGAGTCGCACGTCGAACCGCAGGACGGGCGGTACGTCGATGTTGAGCCGGGTCAACGCCGCGCCGGGGTCCTCGGTCAGTGCGGGATCGCTCCAGGCGAGCATGGTCAGGGCTTGCTCAAGATCGAGGCCGGCCGGACCGTCGGATCCGGCATTCGCATCGGGTGCATCTCTCACGTGCTCACGCCCGCTTCTGGGGTGTGTCGGTCGGGCTGCCCGGCCACGGACAGCACGAGCCTCGACGACGAATGGACGGTGTTCCGGCTGCTCGTGCCGACGGGCGCGTGGCGGAACCCCATGATGGCGGGGGTGCTGCGGTCCTGGTCGTCGCTGGTGACCACGAGCCGGATGCGATGCCCGGTGGCGAACCTCCGAGCGTTGGTGACGAGCGGGATCCGATACGTGGTGACCAGACCCGGGACGACGCTCTTGGGCTCGCGACAAGGGAGTTCGAGCGGCCTGGCCGAGTCGGCGTCAGGATCGGTCCGGCGCAGACTGGCCCGGAGCCATCCGGCGGTGACGTCGACAGCGGTGTCGTCGGGCGCCAGGTCCTGGAGGGTGACGACCCAGGCCGTGTCGGTGGCGGTGGCGGCGGCGTGGAGCTCGACCTCGAAGTCGCCGGCGGCGTCGAGCGCCTCGGTCAGCGGCTCGCTGGTCCATGCCAGCTGGGTGGGAGGGTCGGCGTCGCTCGACCGCGATCGATCGAGTCCCGCGCCGAGCACCATGAACGAACGCTCGCCCGGACTGTCCTGTTCGTCGCCGAGCGTGCCGTCGGCACGCAGGCTCCATTCACGTTGCTCAGCGCCCTCGGGGGGCCAGGTATCGCTTGTGCGCCACTCGTCGGCGCCGGGCATCCAGTACCGGATCGCGGGGCCGTCGAGGATGCCCGTGTCGCGATTCTTCAGCCAGTGGTCGAACCAGGCGAGTGCCTCGATGTGGAGGCTCTCCCACGGCCATGTAAGTCCGAACTCGCCGAGCATCGCGACCCGGACGACCGGAGCGCCGGTCAGCGCCCGCATGGCGCGGAACGTGGAAGGGAGATGGAGCGGGACGTTCTGCCAGTCGCAGCCGAGATAGGTGGGGACCTCGACTCGGTCGAGGAGCGGCAGGAGGTTTCGTTCGTCCCACCACTCGTCACGCAGCGGGTGCTCGACCGCCATGGCGCGCCACAAGTCGTCCCACGGGTGCGGATCGTGGTGGAGCTTGAGCGCGGCACGCAGGAGCGTGACCGACGACTCGCCGTTCATCGTGGCGAACTTCTTGTGCAGCGGCGCCGCACGCAGAACGTCTCGGGCCGCATCGATCAGCCGGTTGCGCCAGAATCGGTCGCTGCGGGCCGAGGTGAGCCCCACCATGGCGAGAAAGGGCGTCACGAAGCTGGAGCTGAACAGCCCGTGGTGCATCGCCGCTTCGTACAGGTCGGCGGTGACAGCCACTGGGAAGATCGCCCGCAGGTGCGCGGGGCGCTCGACGGCCGCCTCCAACTGGGCCATGGCGAAGTAGCTGATGCCGATCATTCCGACCCTGCCGTCGCACCACGGCTGCTCCGCAGCCCACTCGACCAGGTCGTGCAGGTCACGACGCTCCTGAGCGTCGAAGAACCCGAACGTCCCCCCGGATCCCCCAGTCCCCCGCAGGTTGGCGATCACGTGCACGTAGCCGCGCGGCACCCAGAAATCGGACGCACCGGCCTCGATGAAGCCCATCGGCGTGCCCAGGTCCTGGATCTGACGCGGATACGGTGATGCCGCGATCAGTACAGGAAACCGGCCGTCGCTGTCCGGTCGATGCACGTCGGCCAGCAACTCCATACCATCGCGCATCCCCACGGTGACGTCCCGGTCGCACCGCATGGCGTGTACCGGCTCCGACAGATTCCGGTACTCGCGGCCCGTCGTCTGCGGACCGTTCAGGCGGCGCTGACCCGCTTCGACTCCTGCCACCCTGGACACGCGCTTCCTTCCCTGTGCGGTCGATGCGGTGAGGGCACCCGGCCGAGACTAGCAGGGCATATCGGGCGATTCTCGCATCTCGGCCTTGGGGGCCATGGGGCAGTCAGTATCGGCGATCATGAGACACATCAAAGTCTGGAGAAGGACGGGTTCCGGGCTCTCATGTCCGTGGACCAGGGCCAGGTGGTGCTGCGTTCGAGGCGCGGCACGCAGATGGCTGCCGCGTTCCCGGAGGTCGTGTCCGGGGCCGGGCAACTACCCGATGCGACCGCGTTCGACGGCGAGTTGGTGGTGTGGGAGAACGGCCGCCTCGCGTTCGAGCGGCTGCAGGACCGGCTGCACCGCCGCGGCGCCGGCGCTCTCCGGGCGGCGGAGGTGCGGCCGGCGCACTTCGTAACTGGAGTACGCGCGGGTTCGTAGTCGATCGCTGCGTGCGATCTCTTACATGTCGACAGGTCCGAGACCCGTGTTCGACATGTCCCTGAGTCGGTGGAGTTTCCGCAGAAACTCGCAGAATCTGCAAGCGTGGTTCGTAATCTGCGTGTTCGTGGATGAATACCGAACTCGTCGCACCGCGCTGGAGCCAAGGCCGGCGGAGGAGCTCGGCGGCGCTGGGTTGGCGGACGTCTTTCAGCTGCACCGCCGCCGCGGCGAGCGGGACGGCCTGTCGGAGCGTGACTACTTCTTCGACACCCTCGCTGAGTACCAGTGGGCACGCGACGCGGCGGGTCTGATGCCGGAAACGGTCGACAAGCTCGTGAAACCTGTGATCGAGATCTGTGAGTACCTGGATCTGGCTCCATGGCGCCTGCAACCACGAGACCTCGACCGCTACTTCGCCGGACCGGGCAAGCGGGCCCGCTCCACCGTTCGCACCAAGATCAACCTTATTGACGGGTACTTCGCGTTCCTTGAGCAACGGTACGCGGGTGAGATCAACCGTCGTTTCGGTGTAGTCGTGGAGTCGCCGATCGATCCGTTCAATCGGCCCCGCCACCGGGGTGACTTCGGTCTGCGGGTGCCGCCGTCGCAGCAGGCTATGCGGGAGTTCTTCGCTGCGTGGCGGCGTGCTCTGCCACAGGCACGCAAGGAGGCGGTCGCGTGCCGTGACTACGTCATGGCGAAGATCGCCTACTTGTCGGGCGTGCGAGCGGCTGAGCTGTGCGGTGTGTGTATGCGCGATGTTCACTGGGAGTCGGGCCAGTGGGGCCGCTTCCTCGTTCATGGCAAGGGGGCTCGGGGGTCGGGGCCGCGGCAGCGTGAGGCGTTCTTGTTCGAGCAGGGGCGGGAGCTGCTCTGGTGGTACGTGGAGGAGGTGCGCGGATTGTTCCGGGACGATCCTGAGCATCCATCGGCGCCGTTGTTTCCGTCCGAACGCTTGCCCGTGGCTGTCGCGGCGCTGAACATGCCAGTCGCGCCGAAGATGGTCCCCTCGACGTTCAGGCGGGCGCTGCGGGCAGCGTCGTTGGCGCATCTCCCGGGCCCGGTGGCGGAGCTGTTCCCTCATCTCCTGCGTCATGCGTGCGCGACTCACAACTACGAGCGGGGGATGTCCCTGTGGGAGGTGCAGCGATTGCTGGGGCACTGGTGGAGTACGACCACGGTCCGATACCTCCTGACCGCGCAGGGCGATCCGGAGCAGGCGGCGCGGCGGGCTTCAGCCGAACGGGCCGGGCAGCGGCTGGTGGCGGACACGGGGAGCCTTCGATGAAGTGGAATCTGCGCTGGGTGGCGGCGCGACAGGACATCTGGCGGCCGACCGACTTGCTGGCGGCGTTTCGGCGAGTGGGCTTCAATCCGTCGTTAAGCAAGGTGTCCGCACTGTGGGGCGGCACCCCAGTGACCGTGCGGCTCGAGGACCTGGACCTGATCTGCCAGGCGCTGGGATGTACCGTGGCCGATCTCCTGGAAGCCGAGCCGGCCGCGACCGCGGCGGATCAAGGTGAGAGCCGGGCGGTCGCAGGTGGTGAAAGGGCTCCGGACCCGGTACGGCCAGTGCGGCCGGTGCCGCGAGGCGATGGCCCACGGCGCCTGCAGCCCCCGAACTGAGCCGCGCGTTGGAGCGGATCAGGCAGTGCGAGGACTGCCTGGCGGTGGCGCCGGGACAACCCCGGCGCAGCTGGCGATGCAGAGGGTGCCAGCAGTGGGATCACCAGTACTCCCAGCGCGGACTGTGCCCCCGGTGTCGGTACCAGCAGCACCTGGGCCGAGACGGGCTCTGCCGCGGGTGCCAGCTGGCGCTACACGCCGAACGGGCGGCAGGCAACGTGTCCTGCTTTCCGGCTGCGACGCAGCTTCGGCTGCTGATTCCCGGCGTGGCGGACGGAGCCTGGCGCCTTGGCAAGCCGCCCACAGCGCGGCCTGCGGAGCCCCGACGCCGTGTGCTGCCTGCGACGATGCCGGGCCAGCAAATCCTGTTCCCGGTGCATCGTCGGCTGGGGGCACCGGAACTGCTCGACCTTGCAGAGAGACACTGGCCAGAGGAGGAGGCGCTGAAGCAGTACACATTGGTCCTGGCCCGGCAGCGCGGCCTGGGCCGGGCATGGTGCAGCCAGGTAGGGCGGCGGCTACGGCTGGCCCTGGCCGTGCGGGATGCCGAGGGCGAGAGACAGGTCTCCCGCGAGATCCTCGACCAAGGCCGCGGGATGCAGTTCGGCGCGGCTGCCGCACAGAAGGTCCTGGAGCAGGCAGGCCTGTGGCGGGGGCCGACGCAGATGACCGACCAGATGCGTCAGCACAGGATTCGAGTGCCCGCCGGCACCGTGACAGGCTGCGCGCACTGCGGCAGCTGGGGCATCACCACTCGCCTGTGCACCGCGTGCGCGAACTACCGTGCGAAACGGCCGATAGGGCGGTGCACCCGATGCGGACGCGACGGCCTCCCCTTGCATGTGAAGACGAGCCTGTGCCGGGGCTGTCTGGCATTCGTGCGGAACGTGCCCCAGCCGTACGGGACCTTCACTCAACTCACCTTCGCCGGAGCACTTGCCCACCGGGTAGTCGGCAAGGGAACACAGCCGTACCCGGCACCCGCTCAGGAGCACGACCACGCCGCCTCGCTGTTCGCTTGCGTTCCGGTGGTCCCTGGGCAGACCGCCCTGCTGACGGCCCCGCGTGACTGGAGGGCCGTTCACACTGTCCCCCACCGCCTGCTGCCCCCGCTCAGCAACGAAGCACAGGCACTGGTGGAACAGTTCTCTGCCTGCCTTCCCGTCACAGCCGGCCGTCAGCCGAACCACGTTTACTCCATCCAGATGCTGCACCGCCTCCTGGCGTACACGGGTGTGGAGGAGCCCGTCCCGGAGCGGGACGTGTGCGCGCTCGCGAGGCTGGAGCCGAACGCCTCTCTGCACCGGATCGTGTTCTTCCTGCATGAGCGTGGACTGCTCGAACCCGACCACGACCGCAATATGGCCACCAGCCCTTCACTCGCCCGCCTGGACGCCGCCCGCACAGACGCCGGGCACCGCCAGGCCATCGAAGTCAAGCTCCGACAACTTTCTGACGCCATGGCCGACCAGATGCGGACCTGGGTCGCCGTCCGCCGCGGGGAGGGGCGTCGCCCTCACCCGCCCGTCAACTACACGCGTATCCGACGCGACCTCAACGTCGTTCTCCCCGTCCTGAACCTCTGGAGCCAGGACGGGCTGGATCTCCGGGAGATCACCACCGCGCACGTGACCTCCGCCCTCGGTGACCGGCAGGGACACCAGGCACGCGGCGTCCATCACGTCCTGCTCAGCGTCTTCCGCGCCCTCAAACAGGAACGTGCCGTCTTCACCAACCCGCTCGCCGGGCTCTCCCTCACCACCCCCGTTCGACTTCCTGAACCACTGCCCAGCGACCGGCTACGTGGCCTGCTGGATCGGGTGGACAGTGCGATGGGGCGACTGGCCGTCGGCCTGGTCGCTGTCCACGCCATCAAGGTCACCGACATTGCTCGACTGCGCATGAACGCGCCCGACCTTGCCCGCGCAAGCCTCAGAGTCGACTTGCGCGGCCAGTTGCACACGGTCTATCTCGACACGCTGACCCTCCGCCTCCTGGACGAGTGGCTCCAGGAACGTCACGACCAGTGGCCCGCATCACCCAACCCGCACCTGCTGGTGACAACGCACTCAGCGCACCACCCCGCCCTCCCGTCCGTCAGCTACTGCGCGCTGCGGCGCGCGTTCGACCAAGCCGGAATCACCCCGCGCCAGATGTGGAGCGACCGTGTACTGGACGAGGCCCGACAAACCGCCGACCCGGTACACCTGGTGCACCTGTTCGGCATCCATCCCGGCACCGCCGTCCGCTACGTCCACACCGCGCACCCTGACAAGGCGTTGCCCCGCATCCGCTGAGCCGGATGGTGCTGTCCATGCGTCTGCAACCCCGCCCTGCTTTGGGTGCGGATCTTGGTGAAGCTCGGCGCTTTGGGTCGACAGCACCCGCCGCAGAGCAGCCAAGTTGCGCCCACAGCGCCGGGGCTGACCTTGATGAGTTGGGGATGCGCTGGTGAACACCACCGGCCCTCTTGGGCCTTCTCGTAGCGGCGCGTGGCAGACATTGCGAGCCGTCGGCCTCGTGCCGCGTTGCTTGAGGTGGCTGGAGCAGTGTCAGCGCGCGTCGATCGGCGCCGCCTGTGCACCGGCCGGGCCGGTTGCCCCCTGTGGCCTCGCCTGATCGCGGGCGCTTCGGGTCAGCCGCAGTCCGATCAGGGTGCAGACCAGGCCGAGGGCGGCGGCCAGCACCCAGGCCGCTTGGAAGTGCTGGCGCTGGGCCGGGCCCACCTGCGCGCCGAGGATGGCAACCAGGACGGCGATGCCCACGGTGGCGGACATCTGGCGTACGGAATTGACCAGGGCGGACCCGGTGGCGGAGCGGTGCGGAGGCAGGGAACTGACGCCCGCAGCCATCAGGGTGCCGAGCGTGAGTCCCACGCCCACACCGCTGAGGACTTGACTGGGCAGCAGATCAACCCAGTAGTTGGGGGCGAGGGACGCGAAGCAGGCCCGCCAGACCATCGCTGCGGCGAACAGCAGGCCACCGACGGCGATCAGCGGCCCGTGGCCGAGGCGCTGCGCGGCACGAGCGGTGAGCAGCGTGACGATTGGGACCAGGGCCGGCCCGGGCACCATGGCAACGCCGGTGCGCAGCGCGCTCCAGTGCCAGACCTCCTGGCACCACAGCACGTTGGACAGCAGCATGATGGCGAAGGCCACGCCGAAGACGAAGGTCCCGATGTTCGCGGTGCCGAATCGGGGCAGCCTCAACAGGTGCAGCTCGAACAGCGGGTGGCTGTGACGCAGTGAGCGGATGGTGAAGGCGATCGCGGTGACCAGCGCGACCGCGAACAGCACGAGAGTCCTGGCGTTCAGCCATCCCCAGTCCGGGGCCTGCACGAGAGCTCCGGAGAGGGCTGCCACAGCGACGGTGACGAGCAGCGCGCCGAGCATGTCGGGCAGGCGGCCCTCTTCCCGGCGGGTCGTACGGGGCAGGACGCGAAGGCCGGCCACGACGGTGGCGATGCCGATGGGTACGTTGATCACGAAGACCCAGCGCCAGTCGACCTGGACCAGCAGGCCGCCGGCGACGGGGCCCGCGGCGGCAGCCAGTCCTCCGACTGCCGCCCAGTTGCGGGTGGCGCGCGTGCGGCTCTCGGCGGGCACGGTCGCCAGGAGAAGGGCGAGCGAGGTGGGCAGTTGGGCTGCGGCCCCCACCGCTTGCAGGGCCCGTGCCGCCACGAGCGTCCATAGGTCGGGGGCCAGGGCGCAGGCGAGCGAGGCGA
This genomic window contains:
- a CDS encoding helix-turn-helix transcriptional regulator, translated to MKWNLRWVAARQDIWRPTDLLAAFRRVGFNPSLSKVSALWGGTPVTVRLEDLDLICQALGCTVADLLEAEPAATAADQGESRAVAGGERAPDPVRPVRPVPRGDGPRRLQPPN
- a CDS encoding PIG-L family deacetylase, with amino-acid sequence MLTAHPDDEVFAHCAAIAMLSQQGSRVVLRTASGGEAAENDVTSSAEARRRRSARLDAACTTLGVSEWNWLAEGRWTDTAGRPTTGSLTTASVADLAEVIADQIQTIIPDVVLTVGPDGLTGHPDHILIHRAVTSAAASCDVPVYGSYLLPADIAQGRDLLATILPGERMGSGRMTGREDPAPATSAAPARAAEARRAALDEYANGLGTLALKNLVRVFPGRGDSLLLRAVLDAIGWQTERYTCPVT
- a CDS encoding CocE/NonD family hydrolase encodes the protein MAGVEAGQRRLNGPQTTGREYRNLSEPVHAMRCDRDVTVGMRDGMELLADVHRPDSDGRFPVLIAASPYPRQIQDLGTPMGFIEAGASDFWVPRGYVHVIANLRGTGGSGGTFGFFDAQERRDLHDLVEWAAEQPWCDGRVGMIGISYFAMAQLEAAVERPAHLRAIFPVAVTADLYEAAMHHGLFSSSFVTPFLAMVGLTSARSDRFWRNRLIDAARDVLRAAPLHKKFATMNGESSVTLLRAALKLHHDPHPWDDLWRAMAVEHPLRDEWWDERNLLPLLDRVEVPTYLGCDWQNVPLHLPSTFRAMRALTGAPVVRVAMLGEFGLTWPWESLHIEALAWFDHWLKNRDTGILDGPAIRYWMPGADEWRTSDTWPPEGAEQREWSLRADGTLGDEQDSPGERSFMVLGAGLDRSRSSDADPPTQLAWTSEPLTEALDAAGDFEVELHAAATATDTAWVVTLQDLAPDDTAVDVTAGWLRASLRRTDPDADSARPLELPCREPKSVVPGLVTTYRIPLVTNARRFATGHRIRLVVTSDDQDRSTPAIMGFRHAPVGTSSRNTVHSSSRLVLSVAGQPDRHTPEAGVST
- the mdlC gene encoding benzoylformate decarboxylase, translated to MKVRDAFFEVLRSHGITTVFGNPGSNELPLLRDFPDDFRYVLALHEGAAIAMADGYALATGRPSLVNLHAAAGTGNAMGNLTNTQSGHVPVVVTSGQQARRYAALNALLTNVDATALADPLVKWSCEPLRPEDVPQALSQGILLAGSAPTGPVYLSLPLDDWDHQADPDTLKHLKAHTVQGDPVVSEPALDLLRRRLAGAANPVMVVGPGIDDATGWDGACRLADRLALPVFVAPSPSRCPFPTRHPGYRGVLPSDIPGVARHLDGHDLVVAFGAAIFRYHAFEEGDYLPPGTELWAVTSDPDEATRAPFGQILVGNPSDALARLAETVPARHRPPPPPLERTSRLNEAGPAFSAEAIVDALDVAKDENTVLAHEWTSVDTTWDRFDISRPGSLYFPASGGLGWGLPAAIGLQLGDPSRRVLAMLGDGALHYTVSALWTAARYRVPVVFVVACNGEYGALKKFTQIMQAPGVPGLELPGIDITGIASAYGISATRIDTLAALTAAVTAALATDEPHLIEVPQQPLTAELRQSRPRPAPIP
- a CDS encoding site-specific integrase, giving the protein MFDMSLSRWSFRRNSQNLQAWFVICVFVDEYRTRRTALEPRPAEELGGAGLADVFQLHRRRGERDGLSERDYFFDTLAEYQWARDAAGLMPETVDKLVKPVIEICEYLDLAPWRLQPRDLDRYFAGPGKRARSTVRTKINLIDGYFAFLEQRYAGEINRRFGVVVESPIDPFNRPRHRGDFGLRVPPSQQAMREFFAAWRRALPQARKEAVACRDYVMAKIAYLSGVRAAELCGVCMRDVHWESGQWGRFLVHGKGARGSGPRQREAFLFEQGRELLWWYVEEVRGLFRDDPEHPSAPLFPSERLPVAVAALNMPVAPKMVPSTFRRALRAASLAHLPGPVAELFPHLLRHACATHNYERGMSLWEVQRLLGHWWSTTTVRYLLTAQGDPEQAARRASAERAGQRLVADTGSLR
- a CDS encoding nitrile hydratase — protein: MRDAPDANAGSDGPAGLDLEQALTMLAWSDPALTEDPGAALTRLNIDVPPVLRFDVRLQRPDTLYLVIPPVSSDDVGGENVVNQMDLWRSGDQFVWILPQEAKTALLEMREQYRNRGGGEGR